One region of Bradyrhizobium betae genomic DNA includes:
- a CDS encoding STM3941 family protein: protein MAMLGESMHAHHDGLALSVTDRTQAVASAICIDASHDLEISPCTTQLRLLVAAGFAMTLLSATLAFDWWDGLGDYGTTVGYAGVAVFGLMTCRLIWMLPAERGAVVIVTPYGIRDLRIGNEFLLWDSIAEISADECRGHKMIVLTPTPALQRQLGAIRSSARRAQNDRIVIRLDGLATDFDTLLRACRDCHAASDPRTALQQEDERGAHDGIRGFAVPAT, encoded by the coding sequence ATGGCCATGCTGGGGGAAAGCATGCACGCACATCATGACGGTCTGGCGCTCTCCGTCACCGACAGAACGCAAGCGGTCGCGTCGGCCATTTGCATTGACGCGTCCCACGATCTCGAAATCAGTCCATGTACGACCCAGCTGCGGCTGCTGGTCGCTGCGGGTTTCGCGATGACCCTGCTCAGCGCGACTCTTGCCTTTGACTGGTGGGACGGCCTCGGCGACTACGGCACGACGGTCGGCTATGCCGGCGTCGCGGTGTTCGGCCTGATGACCTGCCGGCTGATCTGGATGCTGCCCGCCGAACGGGGGGCGGTGGTGATCGTCACCCCCTACGGCATCCGCGATCTCCGCATCGGCAATGAATTTCTGCTGTGGGACTCGATCGCGGAGATTTCGGCTGACGAATGCCGCGGACACAAGATGATCGTGCTGACGCCGACGCCAGCCTTGCAGCGCCAGCTCGGCGCGATCCGCAGCTCCGCTCGCCGCGCGCAGAACGATCGGATCGTCATCCGTCTGGATGGGTTGGCGACCGATTTTGACACATTGCTGAGGGCTTGCCGCGACTGTCATGCTGCGAGCGACCCACGCACCGCATTGCAGCAGGAAGATGAACGCGGCGCACATGACGGCATTCGCGGCTTCGCCGTACCAGCGACATAA
- a CDS encoding bifunctional transaldolase/phosoglucose isomerase has product MNPVKELEKHGQAVWLDFLARGFIAKGDLKRLIDTDGVKGVTSNPSIFEKAIGSSDEYDAPIGKALKRGDRTVADLFEAVAVEDIQNAADVLRPVYDRLKGGDGYVSLEVSPYLAMDTAGTVAEARRLWKDVNRKNLMVKVPATPEGLPAIETLIGDGISINITLLFSKAVYLEVAEAYLAGLEKYVAGGGDPSHVASVASFFVSRIDSVVDKQLDEKIARANDPSEKERLAALKGKVAIANAKVAYQDYKRLFAGPRWDKLAAKGARPQRMLWASTGTKNKDYSDVLYVEELIGPDTINTVPPATLDAFRDHGKPRDSLEENVEDAYRVLEELERSGVSLDAITEELVKDGVKQFADAADKLYGAVAHKRAAVLGPAIDRQLLSLGDGLGKAVAKSTEEWRASAKIRRLWQRDKSVWTGTDEDKWLGWLDSAAKADVADYEDYANRVKGQKFSDAVVLGMGGSSLGPEVLAETFAKKSGFPKLHVLDSTDPAQVRAMEARIDIANTLFIVSSKSGGTTEPNAMKDYFHERVAQAVGPKVKAGHRFIAVTDPGSSLEKAAKTLNYARIFHGEPSIGGRYSVLSPFGLVPAATAGIDVKTLVKHALAMARSCGPDVPPSENPGVQLGLAMGLAGLEGRDKVTILSSKKIADFGAWAEQLIAESTGKEGKGLIPIAGEPLGEPSVYSNDRFFIDIRTEGEADAAHDSQLAAIEAAGHPVVRIVMKSIDHLGQEFFRFEMATAVAGSILGINPFDQPDVEAAKIKTRELTTAYEKSGALPAEQPVVSTDEADLYTDEANAKALRAAGANGDLTSWLKAHLSRSNHGDYVALLGYIARDKATIDALQAMRLEVREKRHVATCAEFGPRFLHSTGQAYKGGPDSGVFLQITADDARDLAVPGQKASFGVIKAAQARGDFDVLTERGRRALRVHLKGGLKKGLAALNAALNDALN; this is encoded by the coding sequence ATGAATCCCGTAAAAGAACTGGAAAAGCACGGACAAGCCGTCTGGCTGGACTTCCTGGCCCGTGGTTTCATCGCCAAGGGCGATTTGAAGCGGCTGATCGATACCGACGGCGTCAAGGGCGTCACCTCCAACCCCTCGATCTTCGAGAAGGCGATCGGCAGCTCGGACGAATACGACGCCCCGATCGGCAAGGCGCTCAAGCGCGGCGACCGGACCGTGGCCGATCTGTTCGAGGCCGTCGCGGTCGAGGACATCCAGAATGCCGCCGACGTGCTCCGCCCGGTCTACGATCGTCTCAAGGGCGGCGACGGCTATGTCAGCCTGGAGGTCTCGCCTTACCTCGCGATGGACACCGCCGGCACGGTCGCCGAGGCGCGGCGGCTCTGGAAAGACGTGAATCGCAAGAACCTGATGGTGAAGGTGCCGGCGACGCCGGAAGGTCTGCCGGCGATCGAAACACTGATCGGTGACGGCATCAGCATCAACATCACGCTGTTGTTCTCGAAGGCGGTCTATCTTGAGGTCGCCGAAGCCTATCTCGCCGGTCTCGAGAAATACGTCGCCGGTGGCGGCGACCCCTCGCATGTCGCGAGCGTGGCGAGCTTCTTCGTCAGCCGCATCGACAGCGTCGTCGACAAGCAGCTCGACGAGAAGATCGCGCGCGCCAACGATCCATCCGAGAAGGAGCGGCTCGCCGCGCTGAAAGGCAAGGTCGCGATCGCCAACGCCAAGGTTGCCTACCAGGACTACAAGCGCCTGTTCGCAGGTCCGCGCTGGGACAAGCTCGCCGCCAAGGGCGCCAGGCCGCAGCGGATGCTGTGGGCCTCCACCGGCACCAAGAACAAGGATTATAGCGACGTGCTCTATGTCGAGGAGCTGATCGGCCCCGACACCATCAACACCGTGCCGCCGGCAACGCTGGATGCGTTCCGCGACCACGGCAAGCCGCGCGACAGCCTGGAGGAGAATGTCGAGGATGCCTATCGCGTGCTGGAAGAGCTGGAGCGCTCAGGCGTTTCGCTCGACGCCATCACCGAGGAACTCGTCAAGGACGGCGTGAAGCAGTTTGCGGATGCCGCCGACAAGCTCTACGGCGCGGTCGCGCACAAGCGCGCCGCCGTGCTTGGTCCCGCGATCGACCGCCAGCTTCTCTCGCTCGGCGACGGGCTCGGCAAGGCCGTGGCCAAGAGCACCGAGGAATGGCGCGCATCGGCGAAAATCCGCCGGCTGTGGCAGCGCGACAAATCGGTCTGGACCGGCACCGACGAGGACAAATGGCTTGGCTGGCTCGACAGCGCCGCCAAGGCCGATGTCGCCGACTACGAGGATTACGCGAACCGCGTGAAGGGCCAGAAGTTCTCCGATGCCGTCGTGCTCGGCATGGGTGGATCGAGCCTCGGGCCCGAGGTGCTGGCCGAAACGTTCGCGAAGAAGTCCGGCTTCCCGAAGCTGCACGTGCTCGACTCCACCGACCCTGCGCAGGTGCGGGCGATGGAAGCCAGGATCGACATCGCCAACACATTGTTCATCGTGTCCAGCAAGTCGGGCGGCACCACCGAGCCGAACGCGATGAAGGACTATTTCCACGAGCGCGTCGCGCAGGCGGTCGGCCCCAAGGTGAAGGCGGGCCATCGCTTCATCGCGGTGACCGACCCCGGCTCGTCGCTGGAGAAGGCGGCCAAGACGCTGAACTACGCCCGCATCTTCCATGGCGAACCGTCGATCGGCGGGCGCTATTCGGTGCTGTCGCCGTTCGGCCTGGTGCCGGCGGCCACCGCGGGCATCGACGTCAAGACCCTCGTCAAGCATGCGCTGGCGATGGCACGTTCCTGCGGACCGGACGTACCACCCAGTGAGAACCCCGGCGTGCAGCTCGGCCTTGCCATGGGCCTTGCCGGCCTCGAAGGCCGCGACAAGGTGACGATCCTGTCGTCGAAGAAGATCGCCGATTTCGGCGCCTGGGCCGAACAGCTGATCGCGGAATCGACCGGCAAGGAAGGCAAGGGCCTGATCCCGATCGCCGGCGAGCCGCTGGGCGAGCCTTCGGTCTACAGCAACGACCGCTTCTTCATCGACATCCGCACCGAGGGCGAAGCGGACGCCGCACACGACTCTCAGCTTGCCGCGATCGAAGCGGCCGGCCATCCCGTCGTGCGCATCGTGATGAAGTCGATCGATCATCTCGGCCAGGAATTCTTCCGCTTCGAGATGGCGACGGCGGTGGCCGGCAGCATCCTCGGCATCAATCCGTTCGACCAGCCGGACGTGGAAGCTGCCAAGATCAAGACTCGCGAGTTGACCACGGCGTACGAGAAGTCCGGCGCGCTGCCGGCGGAGCAGCCGGTGGTCAGCACGGATGAAGCCGATCTCTACACCGACGAGGCCAACGCAAAGGCGCTCCGCGCTGCCGGCGCCAACGGCGACCTCACCTCCTGGCTGAAGGCGCATCTCTCCCGCTCCAACCATGGCGACTATGTCGCCCTGCTCGGCTACATCGCCCGCGACAAGGCGACGATCGACGCGCTCCAGGCCATGCGGCTGGAAGTGCGCGAGAAGCGCCACGTCGCGACCTGCGCCGAGTTCGGCCCGCGCTTCCTGCACTCCACCGGCCAGGCCTACAAGGGCGGGCCTGACAGCGGCGTGTTCCTGCAGATCACCGCCGACGATGCCAGGGATCTTGCCGTGCCGGGCCAGAAGGCCAGCTTCGGCGTGATCAAGGCAGCGCAGGCGCGCGGCGATTTCGACGTGCTCACCGAGCGCGGCCGGCGGGCGCTTCGGGTGCACCTCAAGGGCGGGCTCAAGAAGGGTCTCGCGGCGCTCAATGCGGCGCTGAACGACGCGCTGAACTAA
- a CDS encoding PrkA family serine protein kinase: MYNDSLFNAFARSFEARSQHDMSMAEYLESCRSDPMKYANAAERLLAAIGEPQTIDTAKDPRLGRIFLNRTIRTYPAFAGFYGMEETIERIVGFFRHAAQGLEERKQILYLLGPVGGGKSSLAERLKSLMEVHPIYVLKAGDELSPVFESPLSLFDPDQLGPMLEEKYGIPRRRLTGLMSPWCYKRLEAFGGDISQFRVAKIQPSRLRQIGIAKTEPGDENNQDISSLVGKVDIRKLETYAQNDPDAYSYSGGLNRANQGVLEFVEMFKAPIKMLHPLLTATQEGNYIGTENIGAIPFTGVILAHSNEAEWASFKSNKNNEAFIDRICVIKVPYCLRITEEQKIYEKLIQGSELAAAPCAPSTLETLARFSVMSRLRKHENSTIYAKMRVYDGESLKESDPKARSVQEYRDAAGVDEGMDGVSTRFAFKILAATFNHDPQEVAADAVHLMYALEQSIKREQLPEEVEKRYLEFIKADLAPRYAEFIGHEIQKAYLESYSDYGQNLFDRYVDYADAWIEDQDFKDPDTGQLLDRELLNQELTKIEKPAGIANPKDFRNEVVKFSLRSRAQNGGKNPTWTSYEKIRDVIEKRIFSQVEDLLPVISFGSKKDGETEKKHGEFVARMVERGYTERQVRRLVEWYMRVKQAG; this comes from the coding sequence ATGTACAACGATTCTTTGTTCAACGCTTTCGCTCGGTCGTTCGAGGCGAGAAGCCAGCACGACATGTCGATGGCGGAATATCTGGAATCGTGTCGAAGCGATCCCATGAAATACGCCAACGCGGCCGAACGATTACTAGCGGCGATCGGTGAGCCCCAAACGATTGACACGGCCAAGGACCCACGCCTTGGCCGTATTTTTTTGAACCGCACGATCCGCACCTATCCGGCCTTCGCCGGCTTCTACGGCATGGAAGAAACCATCGAGCGCATCGTCGGGTTCTTCCGTCACGCGGCGCAAGGCCTCGAAGAGCGCAAGCAGATTCTCTATCTGCTCGGTCCGGTCGGCGGCGGCAAATCCTCGCTCGCCGAGCGGCTGAAGTCGCTGATGGAAGTGCATCCGATCTACGTGCTCAAGGCCGGTGACGAACTCTCGCCCGTGTTCGAGAGCCCGCTCAGCCTGTTCGATCCCGATCAGCTCGGCCCGATGCTGGAAGAGAAATACGGCATTCCGCGCCGGCGCCTCACCGGCCTGATGAGCCCGTGGTGCTACAAGCGGCTGGAGGCCTTCGGCGGCGACATTTCCCAGTTCAGAGTCGCAAAGATCCAGCCGTCGCGGCTGCGCCAGATCGGCATCGCCAAGACCGAGCCCGGTGACGAGAACAACCAGGACATCTCCTCGCTGGTCGGCAAGGTCGACATCCGCAAGCTCGAGACCTACGCCCAGAACGATCCCGACGCCTACAGCTATTCCGGCGGCCTGAACCGCGCCAACCAGGGCGTGCTCGAGTTCGTCGAGATGTTCAAGGCGCCGATCAAGATGCTGCATCCGCTGCTCACGGCGACGCAGGAAGGCAACTACATCGGCACCGAGAATATCGGTGCGATCCCGTTCACCGGCGTCATCCTCGCGCATTCGAACGAGGCCGAGTGGGCGAGCTTCAAGTCGAACAAGAACAACGAGGCCTTCATCGACCGCATCTGCGTGATCAAGGTGCCTTACTGCCTGCGGATCACGGAAGAGCAGAAGATCTACGAGAAGCTGATCCAGGGCTCCGAGCTCGCGGCCGCGCCATGCGCGCCCTCGACGCTGGAGACGCTGGCGCGGTTCTCGGTGATGTCGCGGCTGCGCAAGCACGAGAACTCCACGATCTATGCCAAGATGCGGGTCTACGACGGCGAGAGCCTGAAGGAATCCGATCCGAAGGCGCGCAGCGTCCAGGAATACCGCGATGCGGCCGGCGTCGACGAGGGCATGGACGGCGTCTCCACCCGCTTTGCCTTCAAGATCCTGGCTGCGACCTTCAACCACGATCCGCAGGAAGTCGCCGCCGACGCCGTGCATCTGATGTACGCGCTGGAGCAGTCGATCAAGCGCGAGCAGCTGCCCGAGGAAGTCGAGAAGCGCTACCTCGAATTCATCAAGGCGGATCTGGCGCCGCGTTATGCCGAGTTCATCGGTCACGAGATCCAGAAGGCCTATCTCGAATCCTACTCGGATTACGGCCAGAACCTGTTCGATCGCTACGTCGACTACGCCGATGCCTGGATCGAGGACCAGGACTTCAAGGATCCCGACACCGGCCAGCTGCTCGATCGCGAACTCTTGAACCAGGAACTGACGAAAATCGAGAAGCCGGCGGGCATCGCCAACCCCAAGGACTTCCGCAACGAGGTGGTCAAATTCTCGTTACGGTCGCGGGCCCAGAACGGCGGCAAGAATCCGACCTGGACCTCCTACGAGAAGATTCGCGATGTGATCGAAAAGCGGATATTCTCTCAGGTCGAGGACCTGCTTCCGGTGATCTCGTTCGGGTCGAAGAAGGACGGCGAGACGGAGAAGAAGCACGGCGAGTTCGTGGCACGCATGGTGGAGCGCGGCTACACCGAGCGTCAGGTTCGCCGGCTGGTCGAATGGTACATGCGCGTGAAGCAAGCCGGTTGA
- the zwf gene encoding glucose-6-phosphate dehydrogenase, with the protein MTKDPQPKPKPENCAFVIFGVTGDLTHRLVMPSLYNLAAEDLLPERFCVVGVARKGQSDDELRDSLMKGLREFATRPVDDVVAKQLLQCVTFVEADPKDPPSFDRLREHLDTLECSQGTGGNRLYYLATPPAAFAPTARELGRTGLMKENGAWRRLVIEKPFGTDLASARALNAELLNIMTEHQIYRIDHYLGKETVQNILVLRFANGMFEPIWNRNHIDHIQITVEEKLGVGHRGGFYDATGALRDMVPNHLFQLMSLVAMEPPTRFDAHSVRSEKADVLSAIQQPSREEALRNSVRAQYLAGQIGDDDIPDYRKTEEVKPGSTTETFVALKLMIDNWRWAGVPFYLRTGKALGHKRTEVAIKFKQAPLSMFSGTDIDHLSQNFLTIGIAPTETIELQFNAKIPGPSITIDGVEMKFRYGDYFRADPSTGYETLIYDCMIGDNILFQRADGVEAGWQAVQPFLDAWKSEGTNGIETYEAGSDGPKCADELLRRDGRSWRKFS; encoded by the coding sequence GTGACAAAAGACCCGCAGCCCAAGCCCAAGCCGGAAAATTGCGCCTTCGTCATTTTCGGTGTCACCGGTGATCTCACTCACCGCCTCGTGATGCCTTCGTTGTACAACCTCGCCGCAGAAGACCTGCTGCCGGAAAGATTCTGCGTCGTCGGCGTGGCCCGCAAGGGCCAGTCGGACGACGAGTTGCGCGACAGCCTGATGAAGGGCCTGCGCGAGTTCGCAACGAGGCCGGTTGACGATGTCGTCGCCAAGCAGCTGCTGCAATGCGTGACCTTCGTCGAGGCCGACCCGAAGGACCCGCCGTCCTTCGACCGCCTGCGCGAGCATCTCGATACGCTGGAATGCTCGCAGGGTACGGGGGGCAACCGGCTGTATTATCTCGCAACGCCGCCGGCCGCGTTCGCGCCGACCGCGCGCGAGCTCGGCCGCACCGGCCTGATGAAGGAGAACGGAGCCTGGCGGCGGCTGGTGATCGAGAAGCCGTTCGGCACCGACCTCGCCTCGGCGCGGGCGCTGAACGCCGAGCTTCTGAACATCATGACCGAGCACCAGATCTACCGGATCGATCACTATCTCGGCAAGGAGACGGTGCAGAACATCCTGGTGCTGCGCTTTGCCAACGGCATGTTCGAGCCGATCTGGAATCGCAACCATATCGACCACATCCAGATCACCGTCGAGGAGAAGCTTGGCGTCGGCCATCGCGGCGGCTTCTACGACGCCACCGGCGCGCTGCGCGACATGGTGCCGAACCATCTGTTCCAGCTGATGTCGCTGGTCGCGATGGAGCCGCCGACCCGTTTCGACGCGCACTCCGTCCGTTCCGAAAAGGCCGATGTGCTCTCGGCGATCCAGCAGCCCAGCCGGGAAGAAGCGCTGAGAAATTCCGTGCGCGCGCAATATCTCGCCGGCCAGATCGGCGACGACGACATCCCGGACTATCGCAAGACCGAGGAGGTCAAGCCCGGTAGCACCACCGAGACCTTTGTCGCGCTGAAGCTGATGATCGATAATTGGCGCTGGGCCGGCGTGCCGTTTTACTTGCGCACCGGCAAGGCGCTCGGCCACAAGCGCACTGAAGTCGCAATCAAGTTCAAGCAGGCGCCGCTGTCGATGTTCTCAGGGACGGACATCGACCACCTGTCGCAGAACTTCCTGACTATCGGCATCGCGCCGACCGAGACCATCGAGTTGCAATTCAACGCCAAGATTCCGGGACCGAGCATCACCATCGACGGCGTCGAGATGAAATTCCGCTACGGCGATTACTTCCGGGCAGATCCCTCGACCGGCTACGAGACGCTGATCTACGACTGCATGATCGGCGACAACATCCTGTTCCAGCGCGCCGACGGCGTCGAGGCCGGATGGCAGGCGGTGCAGCCGTTCCTGGACGCCTGGAAGAGCGAAGGAACCAACGGCATCGAGACCTATGAAGCCGGCAGCGACGGCCCGAAATGCGCCGACGAGTTGCTGCGGCGCGACGGGCGAAGCTGGCGGAAATTTTCGTGA
- a CDS encoding YeaH/YhbH family protein produces the protein MHIIDRRLNPGGKSLENRQRFLRRAKSLVQGAVKKTSQERDIKDVLEGGEVTIPLDGMHEPRFRREGGTRDMVLPGNKKFVEGDYLQRSGQGSAKDSGPGEGDSEDAFRFVLSRDEFVDLFLDDLELPDLAKRKIAQTESEGIQRAGYTTSGSPSNISVSRTVRRAMARRIALKRPSKDEIEELEAAIAACTDEDERSLMLAQLEKLKAKSKRIPFIDPIDIRYRRFETVPKPVAQAVMFCLMDVSGSMSEHMKDLAKRFYMLLYVFLKRRYKHVEIVFIRHTDRAEEVDEQTFFYGPASGGTLVSSALQAMHEIVRERFSPADWNIYAAQASDGDNSYSDGELTGMLLTDKILPVCQFFAYLEVGESGGSAFDLSDSSLWTLYERLRNGGAPLSMRKVSERSEIFPVFHDLFQRRETAQEKAAP, from the coding sequence ATTCACATCATTGACAGGCGCCTGAATCCAGGCGGCAAGAGTCTTGAGAACCGTCAGCGGTTCTTGCGTCGGGCCAAATCCCTGGTGCAGGGCGCCGTCAAGAAGACCTCGCAGGAACGCGATATCAAGGACGTCCTGGAGGGTGGTGAGGTCACGATCCCGCTCGACGGCATGCACGAGCCGCGGTTCCGCCGTGAGGGCGGAACGCGCGACATGGTGCTGCCGGGCAACAAGAAGTTCGTCGAGGGCGACTATCTCCAGCGCTCCGGCCAGGGCAGCGCCAAGGATTCCGGTCCCGGTGAAGGCGACAGCGAGGACGCCTTCCGCTTCGTGCTCAGCCGCGACGAGTTCGTCGATCTCTTCCTCGACGATCTCGAACTGCCGGATCTGGCCAAACGCAAGATTGCGCAGACCGAGAGCGAGGGTATCCAGCGCGCCGGCTACACCACGTCGGGCTCGCCCTCCAACATCTCGGTGAGCCGGACGGTGCGCCGCGCGATGGCGCGTCGTATCGCGCTCAAACGTCCCAGCAAGGACGAGATCGAGGAGCTGGAAGCGGCAATCGCCGCTTGCACGGACGAGGACGAGCGCTCGCTGATGCTCGCCCAGCTCGAAAAGCTGAAGGCGAAGTCGAAGCGGATTCCGTTCATCGATCCGATCGACATCCGCTATCGGCGCTTCGAGACGGTGCCCAAGCCGGTCGCGCAGGCCGTGATGTTCTGCCTGATGGATGTCTCGGGCTCGATGTCCGAGCACATGAAGGATCTCGCCAAGCGATTCTACATGCTGCTCTACGTGTTCCTGAAACGGCGCTACAAGCACGTCGAGATCGTCTTCATCCGCCACACCGACCGCGCCGAGGAGGTGGACGAGCAGACCTTCTTCTACGGCCCGGCCTCGGGCGGCACGCTGGTCTCCAGCGCGCTGCAGGCGATGCATGAGATCGTGCGCGAGCGCTTCAGCCCGGCGGACTGGAACATCTACGCCGCGCAGGCCTCCGACGGCGACAACTCCTATTCCGACGGCGAGCTCACGGGCATGCTGCTGACCGACAAGATCCTGCCGGTCTGCCAGTTCTTTGCCTATCTCGAGGTCGGGGAATCAGGCGGCAGCGCCTTCGATCTCTCCGACTCCTCGCTCTGGACTCTCTACGAGCGCCTGCGCAACGGCGGCGCACCGCTTTCGATGCGCAAGGTCAGCGAGCGCAGCGAGATCTTCCCGGTGTTCCACGATCTGTTCCAGCGCCGCGAAACGGCCCAGGAGAAAGCTGCTCCATGA
- the pgl gene encoding 6-phosphogluconolactonase, protein MASAGQPMLTVAADAEALAQAAAERVMARISANPGRIAICLTGGSSPKKLYQMLGSDAWRDRIPWERVHWFIGDERFVPSSDPLNNMAVARAIFLDRSAPPGHIHPIPTTAENPDQSAQAYARELQAFYGADSLDPARPLFDLVLMGAGPDGHTASLFPGFPEIEETERWVVGVPKANVAPFVPRVSLTLPALASCREMLFEIAGHDKQPILTRLLNGERLPALRARSNGETVWLVDQAALPEGIRGGR, encoded by the coding sequence ATGGCATCGGCCGGCCAGCCGATGCTGACCGTCGCGGCCGACGCCGAGGCGCTGGCGCAGGCCGCGGCCGAACGGGTGATGGCGCGGATATCGGCCAATCCCGGACGCATCGCGATCTGCCTCACCGGCGGCTCCAGCCCGAAGAAGCTCTATCAGATGCTCGGCAGCGACGCTTGGCGCGACAGGATTCCTTGGGAGCGCGTACACTGGTTCATCGGCGACGAGCGCTTCGTGCCTTCGAGCGATCCCCTCAACAACATGGCGGTCGCCCGCGCGATCTTTCTCGATCGCAGCGCGCCGCCCGGCCATATCCACCCGATTCCAACCACGGCTGAAAATCCGGATCAAAGCGCGCAAGCCTATGCGCGCGAGCTGCAAGCCTTCTATGGCGCTGACAGCCTCGATCCGGCACGCCCGCTGTTCGACCTGGTTTTGATGGGTGCCGGCCCGGACGGCCACACCGCCTCGCTGTTTCCCGGCTTCCCCGAAATCGAGGAGACCGAACGCTGGGTCGTCGGCGTCCCCAAGGCCAATGTCGCGCCGTTCGTGCCGCGGGTCTCGCTCACCCTGCCCGCCTTGGCGTCCTGCCGTGAAATGCTGTTCGAGATTGCCGGGCACGACAAGCAGCCGATCTTGACGCGCCTGCTCAATGGCGAGAGGTTGCCGGCCTTACGCGCGCGCTCGAATGGCGAGACCGTCTGGCTGGTCGACCAGGCCGCGCTACCGGAGGGAATTCGTGGCGGGCGTTAA
- the gnd gene encoding phosphogluconate dehydrogenase (NAD(+)-dependent, decarboxylating) produces the protein MQLGMIGLGRMGGNIVRRLMRHGHSTVVYDKDAKAVAGLAADGAVGSATLEEFISKLERPRTAWVMLPAGHITETTIDTIAGVMQDGDVIIDGGNTFWQDDVRRGKALKARGIHYVDVGTSGGVWGLDRGYCMMIGGEKQVVDRLDPIFAALAPGAGDIPRTEGRDGRDPRIEQGYIHAGPVGAGHFVKMIHNGIEYGLMQAYAEGFDILKNANIEALPADHRYDFDLADIAEVWRRGSVIPSWLLDLTSNALADSPQLSEYSGFVEDSGEGRWTVNAAIDEAVPAEVLTAALYTRFRSRREHTFAEKILSAMRAGFGGHKEPKPPGASKPK, from the coding sequence ATGCAACTCGGCATGATCGGCCTCGGCCGGATGGGCGGCAACATCGTTCGCCGGCTGATGCGCCACGGCCATTCGACCGTGGTCTACGACAAGGACGCCAAGGCCGTCGCCGGCCTTGCCGCGGACGGCGCGGTGGGCTCGGCGACTCTGGAAGAGTTCATTTCAAAGCTGGAGCGGCCGCGCACGGCCTGGGTGATGCTGCCTGCGGGCCACATCACCGAGACCACGATCGACACGATCGCAGGCGTGATGCAGGACGGCGACGTCATCATCGACGGCGGCAACACCTTCTGGCAGGACGACGTCCGCCGCGGCAAGGCACTGAAGGCGCGCGGCATCCACTATGTCGACGTCGGCACGTCAGGCGGCGTCTGGGGTCTCGACCGCGGCTATTGCATGATGATCGGCGGCGAGAAGCAGGTGGTGGACCGGCTCGATCCGATCTTCGCCGCGCTCGCGCCCGGCGCCGGCGACATTCCGCGCACCGAGGGACGCGATGGACGCGATCCCCGCATCGAGCAGGGCTACATCCACGCCGGCCCGGTGGGCGCCGGCCACTTCGTCAAGATGATCCACAACGGCATCGAATACGGCCTGATGCAGGCCTATGCCGAAGGCTTCGACATCCTCAAGAACGCCAACATCGAGGCCTTGCCGGCGGATCATCGCTATGATTTCGACCTTGCCGATATCGCCGAGGTGTGGCGGCGCGGCAGCGTGATCCCGTCATGGCTGCTCGACCTCACCTCGAACGCGCTTGCCGACAGCCCACAGCTTTCGGAATATTCCGGCTTCGTCGAGGATTCCGGCGAGGGACGCTGGACCGTGAATGCGGCGATCGACGAGGCCGTGCCGGCGGAAGTGCTGACCGCGGCGCTCTACACACGTTTCCGTTCCCGCCGGGAACACACCTTCGCCGAAAAGATTCTCTCCGCGATGCGTGCGGGCTTCGGCGGCCACAAGGAGCCGAAGCCGCCGGGCGCTTCGAAACCCAAATAA